The Tistrella mobilis genome includes a window with the following:
- a CDS encoding AzlC family ABC transporter permease, whose translation MSDVNRSGDTPSPVIAGLKLALPIMAAYFSVAFSFGLLATESGLPAWAAVAMSVLVYAGASQFMAVALIAAGTAMPAIVLAVGVLNLRHMVMTLALPGIRPAVGRLKRPWRMALYAGITDEAFAAASFARDPAAARPAALGTLVLAIYLSWIAGTLGGIAAGALVPADLRAAMAAGLYALFVALLVPGLKARPAMALVVSAAAILNAALSAVLPAGIALLVAILCVAGGHAFISGGGSAPEPATDAAGRRLGRGG comes from the coding sequence ATGTCGGATGTCAATCGATCGGGCGACACCCCGTCGCCGGTGATCGCCGGGCTGAAACTGGCCCTGCCGATCATGGCCGCCTATTTCTCCGTGGCATTCTCTTTCGGCCTGCTTGCAACCGAATCCGGCCTGCCGGCCTGGGCGGCGGTGGCCATGTCGGTGCTGGTCTATGCCGGCGCCTCGCAATTCATGGCCGTGGCGCTGATTGCGGCCGGCACCGCCATGCCGGCAATCGTGCTGGCCGTGGGCGTGCTGAACCTGCGCCATATGGTGATGACCCTGGCCCTGCCCGGGATCCGCCCGGCGGTCGGCCGGCTGAAGCGGCCCTGGCGCATGGCGCTTTACGCCGGCATCACCGACGAGGCGTTCGCGGCGGCGAGTTTCGCCCGCGACCCCGCCGCGGCCCGGCCGGCCGCTCTGGGGACGCTGGTGCTTGCGATCTATCTGTCGTGGATCGCCGGCACGCTGGGCGGCATCGCCGCGGGTGCGCTGGTGCCGGCGGATCTGCGGGCCGCCATGGCCGCCGGGCTCTATGCCCTGTTCGTCGCCCTGCTGGTGCCGGGGTTGAAGGCGCGGCCGGCGATGGCGCTGGTGGTGAGCGCCGCGGCCATCCTGAATGCGGCCTTGAGCGCCGTGCTGCCGGCGGGCATTGCGCTGCTGGTCGCCATCCTGTGCGTGGCCGGCGGCCATGCCTTCATCTCGGGCGGCGGGTCGGCACCCGAGCCCGCCACCGATGCCGCCGGGCGCCGGCTGGGGAGGGGCGGGTGA
- the pepN gene encoding aminopeptidase N produces the protein MKTDTPKTILLSEYTPPAYLVPSIDLEFRLDPHATRVTAVSRMERTADTPADAPLVLNGAGLKLVSVAIDGAPVGPDRWLQEEERLVIRKVPAAFELTVVTEIDPAGNTALEGLYLSNGIFCTQCEAEGFRKITYFPDRPDVMARYRTTIIGDPAVLPVMLSNGNPVADEIGEDGLRHITWEDPFPKPSYLFALVAGDLALCESPFTTMSGRDVSLRLYVEPRNADKCEHAMASLKKAMVWDEQAYGREYDLDIYMIVAVDDFNMGAMENKGLNVFNSKYILARPDTATDSDYGGIEAVVAHEYFHNWTGNRITCRDWFQLSLKEGLTVFREQQFVADHQSAAVSRIHDVRVLRAAQFPEDAGPTAHPVRPDSYIEISNFYTSTVYNKGAEVIRMLHTLIGPEAFARGMDLYFERHDGQAVTCEDFVRAHADANELDLGDFFRWYVQAGTPEVSVETRHDPESRSFELTFTQTLKPTPGQPVKKPMVIPVRTALIGADGAPLALRLANEAADAPEAGQTERVLVLEDRVTRFTFADVAERPVPSLLRGFSAPVKLETRAEDADLAFLMGHDDDAFNRWEAAQTYAIRVIHRLIADVAAGRPLVLPADFRDAFARTIGDESLDPALIAEALTLPGESYLAETMTRIDVEGITAARQFVRREIGRSLEGLLLEVFDRLAAEDAGKPYSFDPASVGRRSLANLCLAYLGAPGGAAGLERARRRFETADNMTDALGGLLVLADQEDALSQPAFDAFYARWKDEPLVVDKWFMVQATASRANALDHVLKLMEHPAFSMRNPNRVRSLIGAFAASNPRGFHEASGRGYDFLADQIITLDASNPQIAARLVGPFKRWRRYDDQRQALMRQALERIAARQGLSRDVYEMVSKSLA, from the coding sequence ATGAAGACCGATACGCCGAAGACCATCCTGCTCTCCGAGTACACCCCGCCGGCCTATCTGGTGCCGTCGATCGATCTGGAATTCCGGCTCGATCCGCATGCCACCCGGGTGACCGCCGTCTCGCGGATGGAGCGGACCGCCGATACGCCGGCCGATGCACCGCTGGTGCTGAACGGCGCCGGGCTCAAGCTGGTCTCGGTCGCGATCGACGGTGCGCCCGTCGGCCCCGACCGCTGGCTGCAGGAAGAGGAACGCCTGGTGATCCGCAAGGTCCCGGCCGCCTTCGAACTGACGGTGGTGACCGAGATCGACCCGGCGGGCAACACCGCGCTCGAAGGGCTCTACCTCTCCAACGGCATCTTCTGCACCCAGTGCGAGGCGGAAGGCTTCCGCAAGATCACCTATTTCCCCGACCGGCCCGATGTGATGGCGCGCTATCGCACCACCATCATCGGCGATCCGGCGGTGCTGCCGGTGATGCTGTCCAACGGCAACCCGGTGGCCGACGAGATCGGCGAGGACGGGCTCCGGCACATCACCTGGGAAGACCCGTTCCCGAAGCCCAGCTATCTCTTCGCCCTGGTGGCGGGCGATCTGGCGCTCTGCGAAAGCCCGTTCACCACCATGAGCGGCCGCGACGTCTCTCTCCGGCTGTATGTGGAGCCGCGCAACGCCGACAAATGCGAGCACGCCATGGCCTCGCTGAAGAAGGCGATGGTCTGGGACGAGCAGGCCTATGGCCGGGAATACGATCTCGACATCTACATGATCGTCGCGGTCGACGACTTCAACATGGGGGCGATGGAGAACAAGGGTCTCAACGTCTTCAATTCGAAGTACATTCTGGCCCGCCCCGACACCGCGACCGATTCCGATTACGGCGGGATCGAGGCGGTGGTCGCGCATGAATACTTCCACAACTGGACCGGCAACCGCATCACCTGCCGCGACTGGTTCCAGCTCAGCCTGAAGGAAGGGCTGACCGTTTTCCGCGAGCAGCAGTTCGTGGCCGACCACCAGTCGGCGGCCGTGTCGCGCATCCACGACGTGCGGGTGCTGCGTGCCGCCCAGTTCCCCGAAGATGCCGGGCCGACCGCCCATCCCGTCCGGCCCGACAGCTATATAGAGATCAGCAACTTCTACACCTCGACCGTCTACAACAAGGGCGCCGAGGTGATCCGCATGCTTCACACCCTGATCGGGCCCGAGGCCTTCGCCCGGGGCATGGATCTTTATTTCGAGCGTCATGACGGCCAGGCGGTGACCTGCGAGGATTTCGTCCGCGCCCATGCCGATGCCAACGAGCTGGACCTCGGCGATTTCTTCCGCTGGTACGTCCAGGCCGGCACGCCCGAGGTTTCGGTCGAAACCCGCCACGACCCCGAAAGCCGCAGCTTCGAGCTGACCTTCACCCAGACCCTGAAGCCGACCCCCGGCCAGCCGGTGAAGAAGCCGATGGTGATCCCCGTGCGCACCGCGCTGATCGGCGCCGACGGCGCGCCGCTCGCGCTCAGGCTGGCGAACGAGGCGGCGGATGCACCCGAAGCCGGCCAGACCGAGCGGGTGCTGGTGCTGGAGGATCGCGTCACCCGCTTCACCTTCGCCGATGTGGCCGAACGGCCGGTGCCCTCGCTGCTCCGCGGTTTCTCGGCCCCCGTTAAGCTGGAGACGCGCGCGGAAGATGCCGATCTGGCCTTCCTGATGGGCCATGACGACGACGCCTTCAACCGGTGGGAGGCGGCGCAGACCTATGCGATCCGGGTGATCCACCGCCTGATCGCCGATGTCGCCGCCGGCCGGCCGCTGGTGCTGCCCGCGGATTTCCGCGATGCCTTCGCCCGCACGATCGGCGATGAAAGCCTGGATCCGGCCCTGATCGCCGAGGCGTTGACCCTGCCGGGCGAAAGCTATCTGGCCGAGACCATGACCAGGATCGATGTCGAGGGCATCACCGCCGCCCGGCAGTTCGTCCGGCGCGAGATCGGCCGCAGCCTGGAAGGGCTGCTGCTGGAGGTCTTCGACCGGCTGGCGGCCGAGGATGCGGGCAAGCCCTACAGCTTCGATCCCGCCTCGGTGGGCCGGCGGTCGCTGGCCAATCTGTGCCTGGCCTATCTGGGCGCCCCGGGCGGTGCGGCAGGGCTGGAACGCGCCCGCCGGCGCTTCGAGACCGCCGACAACATGACCGATGCGCTGGGCGGGCTGCTGGTCCTGGCCGACCAGGAAGACGCGCTGTCGCAGCCGGCCTTCGACGCCTTCTATGCCCGCTGGAAGGACGAGCCGCTGGTGGTCGACAAATGGTTCATGGTTCAGGCGACGGCCTCGCGCGCCAATGCGCTGGACCATGTGCTGAAGCTGATGGAGCATCCGGCCTTTTCGATGCGCAACCCCAACCGGGTGCGCTCTCTGATCGGCGCTTTTGCCGCCAGCAATCCGCGCGGCTTCCACGAGGCCTCGGGCCGCGGCTATGACTTCCTGGCCGATCAGATCATCACGCTGGACGCCAGCAACCCGCAGATCGCGGCCCGGCTGGTGGGCCCGTTCAAGCGCTGGCGGCGCTATGACGACCAGCGTCAGGCCCTGATGCGCCAGGCGCTGGAGCGCATCGCCGCCCGCCAGGGCCTGTCGCGCGATGTCTACGAGATGGTCAGCAAGTCGCTGGCCTGA
- a CDS encoding AzlD domain-containing protein: MMSDTLLLITILGMAAATAVPRVLPALLPAGWRPGRRLQAFLDAVPFAALGALIVPGVFQIEGGVTAGLAVAGAAAAAAFARAPLAITVVIGIAVAWAMAGGIVGG; encoded by the coding sequence ATGATGTCGGACACCCTGCTGCTGATCACCATCCTGGGCATGGCGGCGGCGACCGCCGTGCCGCGGGTGCTGCCGGCGCTGCTGCCCGCAGGCTGGCGGCCCGGCCGCCGGCTTCAGGCCTTTCTGGATGCGGTGCCCTTTGCCGCGCTGGGCGCGCTGATCGTGCCCGGCGTGTTCCAGATCGAGGGCGGGGTAACGGCCGGGCTGGCGGTCGCCGGCGCCGCGGCGGCGGCCGCCTTCGCCCGGGCGCCGCTTGCCATCACCGTCGTTATCGGTATCGCCGTCGCCTGGGCCATGGCCGGGGGTATCGTCGGCGGCTGA